A single window of Streptomyces aquilus DNA harbors:
- a CDS encoding SDR family oxidoreductase, whose product MSTSPSSLSGARVVVIGGSSGIGKAVARQAAAAGAQVVVGSRSQDKLEQTAKEIDGITTGVVDVTDEESVAAFFAGIDSLDHLVVCPGDMAVGSVYDVSLDSVRAALDTKIVGQLLSVRHAGKKISGQGSIVLIAGAAGFKSYADMSATAAANAGIGGMGRSLAVELAPVRVNVVVGGLIDTPLWSFLPEDARAGLFEQTAQSTPVGRVGQPDDVAATVLHLLENTFVTGAVLHVDGGGTL is encoded by the coding sequence TTGTCCACTTCCCCCTCTTCCCTTTCCGGTGCCCGTGTCGTGGTGATCGGCGGCTCGTCCGGCATCGGCAAGGCGGTGGCCCGGCAGGCCGCCGCCGCGGGCGCGCAGGTTGTCGTCGGCTCCCGCTCCCAGGACAAGCTGGAGCAGACCGCCAAGGAGATCGACGGCATCACCACCGGTGTCGTGGACGTGACCGACGAGGAGAGCGTCGCCGCCTTCTTCGCGGGCATCGACTCCCTCGACCACCTCGTCGTCTGCCCCGGCGACATGGCCGTCGGCTCCGTCTACGACGTGTCCCTCGACTCGGTGCGCGCCGCCCTCGACACCAAGATCGTCGGTCAGCTGCTGAGCGTCCGGCACGCCGGCAAGAAGATCTCGGGCCAGGGTTCGATCGTGCTGATCGCCGGTGCGGCCGGCTTCAAGTCGTACGCCGACATGAGCGCGACCGCCGCCGCCAACGCGGGCATCGGCGGCATGGGCCGCTCCCTCGCCGTGGAACTCGCCCCGGTGCGCGTCAACGTCGTCGTCGGCGGTCTGATCGACACCCCGCTGTGGTCCTTCCTGCCCGAGGACGCCCGCGCGGGCCTCTTCGAGCAGACCGCGCAGAGCACCCCGGTGGGCCGCGTCGGACAGCCCGACGACGTCGCGGCGACGGTGCTGCACCTGCTGGAGAACACCTTCG
- a CDS encoding FAD-dependent monooxygenase: MDSEALVVGAGPTGLMMATELLRRGIDTRIVDRAARRNPHAKAIVLQPRALEVMARLGLEERIRDAALPLVAANYYTRGRRVARINFRGLKGSRFGTPLSLPQNETEGLLLEALHEAGGRVEYGHRLTGLTQDADSVAADLSGTAHRTGRLLGCDGAYSAVREQLGVAFTGPTYPQSFVLVDGEWETPLAPAEAHYFMGPAGVLVVVGLPGGLIRVFGSAPEGAGEENVEETVRAIAAERSPVPLRLASVAGAGHFRVHRKMADRFRQGRVLLAGDAAHVHSPAGGQGLNTSIQDAHEAAWRLADVIRGRLPETALGAWERERMHVARAVVTDTDRQTRLWTWGGWRERARDLAASAAERSGVLDRVLPSRFAQMDLRYPAEGPALGPLGPGTRLPDIPLPSGGRTHDLLREGRHALLVLAGHTPFAERDVPVCAHLDARTARALGVRRPGAVLVRPDGVVAAAAALADPTALRRLEQLLPARQGGSGTTTSTHHP, encoded by the coding sequence GTGGACAGCGAAGCACTGGTCGTCGGCGCAGGGCCGACCGGCCTGATGATGGCCACCGAGCTGCTCCGCCGCGGGATCGACACCAGAATCGTCGATCGCGCGGCCCGAAGGAACCCCCATGCAAAGGCGATTGTCCTCCAGCCGCGCGCGCTGGAGGTGATGGCCCGCCTCGGCCTGGAAGAACGCATCCGCGACGCGGCCCTGCCGCTCGTCGCCGCCAACTACTACACCCGCGGCCGCCGCGTCGCCCGTATCAACTTCCGCGGCCTGAAGGGCAGTCGCTTCGGCACCCCCCTCTCCCTCCCGCAGAACGAGACCGAGGGACTGCTGCTCGAAGCGCTGCACGAAGCGGGCGGCCGGGTCGAGTACGGACACCGGCTGACAGGCCTGACGCAGGACGCCGACAGCGTGGCGGCCGACCTGTCGGGGACCGCCCACCGCACGGGCCGGCTGCTCGGCTGCGACGGTGCCTACAGCGCGGTCCGCGAGCAGCTCGGTGTCGCTTTCACGGGGCCGACCTACCCCCAGTCGTTCGTCCTCGTCGACGGGGAGTGGGAGACCCCGCTCGCCCCTGCCGAGGCGCACTACTTCATGGGCCCCGCGGGCGTGCTGGTCGTCGTCGGTCTCCCCGGTGGCCTCATACGTGTCTTCGGCAGCGCCCCCGAGGGCGCCGGCGAGGAGAACGTCGAGGAGACCGTCCGGGCGATCGCCGCCGAGCGCAGCCCGGTCCCGCTGCGGCTGGCCTCCGTCGCCGGCGCGGGGCACTTCCGGGTGCACCGCAAGATGGCCGACCGGTTCCGCCAGGGGCGGGTGCTGCTGGCGGGCGACGCCGCGCATGTGCACAGCCCGGCGGGCGGGCAGGGTCTGAACACCAGCATCCAGGACGCGCACGAAGCGGCCTGGCGCCTCGCCGACGTGATCCGCGGCCGGCTGCCGGAGACCGCGCTCGGGGCGTGGGAGCGCGAGCGCATGCATGTCGCGCGAGCCGTGGTCACCGACACCGACCGGCAGACCCGGCTGTGGACCTGGGGCGGCTGGCGCGAGCGGGCCCGCGACCTCGCGGCGTCGGCCGCCGAGCGCAGCGGTGTCCTCGACCGTGTCCTGCCGTCCCGCTTCGCGCAGATGGACCTGCGCTATCCCGCCGAGGGCCCCGCACTCGGGCCCCTCGGCCCCGGAACGCGGCTGCCGGACATCCCCCTTCCGTCCGGCGGCCGCACCCACGACCTGCTGCGCGAAGGGCGGCACGCGCTGCTCGTCCTCGCGGGGCACACCCCCTTCGCCGAGCGGGACGTACCCGTCTGCGCGCATCTGGACGCGCGGACCGCGCGCGCCCTGGGCGTACGCCGCCCGGGAGCCGTGCTCGTACGTCCCGACGGCGTCGTCGCCGCGGCCGCCGCCCTCGCCGACCCCACCGCCCTGCGTCGTCTCGAACAGCTCCTGCCCGCCCGCCAGGGCGGCTCCGGGACCACCACCTCGACCCATCACCCGTAG
- a CDS encoding beta-ketoacyl-ACP synthase III, with the protein MTAAVISGIGAWLPPDMVGNDDLAARMDTSDEWIRTRTGIRTRHFVSAGMPTSLLAAEAGARALQSAGTADVDAVVLATTTPDRPCPATAPEVARRLGLTGRPAFDVSAVCTGFLYALTTAAGMIASGAAEQVLVIGAEAFSTLIDPQDRSSAVVFGDGAGAVVLRAGEPGEPGALGRIVLGSDGSLADLITVRAGGSEQPRPHPDADPADRYFSMRGREVFGHAVTRMTESARAALAHTGWQPDDVDRLVGHQANLRILHAVAEQLDIPVERLVIHLDRVGNTAAASIPLALAHAHETGELTPGARVVLAAFGGGATWGATALTWPALKSA; encoded by the coding sequence GTGACCGCGGCCGTCATCAGCGGCATCGGCGCCTGGCTGCCGCCCGACATGGTCGGCAACGACGACCTCGCCGCCCGTATGGACACCTCCGACGAATGGATCCGCACCCGCACCGGCATCCGTACCCGGCACTTCGTCTCCGCCGGCATGCCCACCTCCCTCCTCGCCGCCGAGGCCGGGGCGCGGGCCCTCCAGTCGGCGGGCACCGCGGACGTCGACGCGGTGGTGCTCGCCACCACCACGCCCGACCGCCCCTGTCCGGCCACCGCCCCCGAGGTGGCCCGCCGCCTCGGCCTCACCGGACGCCCGGCCTTCGACGTCTCCGCCGTCTGCACGGGCTTCCTCTACGCACTCACCACCGCCGCCGGAATGATCGCGTCCGGGGCCGCCGAACAGGTCCTCGTCATCGGCGCCGAGGCCTTCAGCACCCTCATCGACCCGCAGGACCGCTCCAGCGCCGTCGTGTTCGGCGACGGTGCGGGCGCCGTGGTACTGCGCGCCGGTGAGCCCGGTGAGCCCGGCGCCCTCGGCCGGATCGTGCTCGGCAGCGACGGTTCGCTCGCCGACCTGATCACGGTGCGGGCCGGCGGCTCCGAGCAACCCCGCCCGCATCCCGACGCCGATCCGGCCGACCGTTACTTCTCCATGCGCGGCCGGGAGGTGTTCGGGCACGCGGTGACCCGGATGACCGAATCGGCACGCGCCGCCCTCGCCCACACCGGATGGCAGCCGGACGACGTCGACCGGCTGGTCGGCCACCAGGCCAACCTGCGCATCCTGCACGCTGTCGCGGAGCAGCTGGACATCCCCGTGGAGCGGCTGGTGATCCATCTGGACCGGGTCGGCAACACGGCGGCGGCCTCCATCCCGCTCGCCCTGGCCCACGCACACGAGACCGGAGAGCTCACCCCCGGCGCCCGTGTCGTCCTGGCCGCCTTCGGAGGCGGCGCCACCTGGGGAGCCACGGCACTGACCTGGCCCGCGCTGAAGTCCGCGTAG
- a CDS encoding aldo/keto reductase, whose product MTTTTPHILGRVLLGGRLEVSAIGLGCMGMAEFYGDRDEAESIRTIHAALDRGMDFLDTADMYGAGLSEEIVGRALAGGRRDRVTLATKCGLIRTPDGVRVDGSPRHIAQAIDASLKRLGTDHIDLYYLHRVDPQVPVEESVGAMAQLVAAGKVRHLGLSEAGSKTIRAAHAVHPITAVQTEYSLASRNPERSVLPTVRELGIGFVAYSPFSRGLLSGELSGAELAPDDMRRGLPRFSEDNLDVNQRLVARIGELASRLGCSPAQFALAWLVAQGVVPIPGAQKRTHMNENASAGAVTPTPEVLREADEIAPPGAFAGERFPEHLLAMVQED is encoded by the coding sequence ATGACCACCACCACACCGCACATCCTCGGCCGCGTTTTGCTCGGCGGCCGCCTTGAGGTGTCCGCGATCGGCCTCGGCTGCATGGGCATGGCCGAGTTCTACGGCGACCGCGACGAAGCCGAGTCGATCCGCACCATCCATGCAGCCCTGGACCGGGGCATGGACTTCCTCGACACGGCGGACATGTACGGCGCCGGCCTGAGCGAGGAGATCGTCGGCCGCGCGCTGGCCGGCGGCCGGCGCGACCGGGTCACGCTCGCCACCAAATGCGGTCTGATCAGGACCCCCGACGGCGTACGGGTCGACGGCAGCCCTCGGCACATCGCCCAGGCCATCGATGCCAGCCTCAAGCGCCTGGGCACCGACCACATCGACCTGTACTACCTGCACCGGGTCGACCCGCAGGTGCCCGTGGAGGAGTCGGTCGGCGCCATGGCGCAGCTCGTCGCCGCCGGGAAGGTCCGGCACCTGGGGCTCTCCGAGGCCGGTTCCAAGACGATCCGCGCCGCGCACGCCGTGCACCCCATCACGGCGGTACAGACGGAGTACTCCCTCGCCAGCCGCAACCCCGAGCGCTCGGTGCTGCCCACGGTCAGGGAACTCGGCATCGGCTTCGTCGCCTACAGCCCCTTCAGCCGCGGGCTGCTGTCCGGCGAGCTCTCCGGGGCCGAGCTGGCCCCGGACGACATGCGGCGCGGTCTGCCCCGGTTCTCCGAGGACAACCTCGACGTCAACCAGCGGCTGGTCGCCAGGATCGGCGAGCTGGCGTCCCGACTGGGCTGCTCCCCGGCGCAGTTCGCGCTCGCGTGGCTGGTCGCGCAGGGGGTCGTACCGATCCCGGGGGCTCAGAAGCGCACGCACATGAACGAGAACGCCTCCGCCGGAGCCGTCACCCCGACCCCCGAAGTGCTGCGGGAGGCCGACGAGATCGCGCCGCCCGGTGCCTTCGCCGGCGAGCGGTTCCCCGAGCACCTGCTCGCCATGGTCCAGGAGGACTGA
- a CDS encoding HAD family hydrolase — MAPSTGPVRAVWTDYGGVLTPPVAETLEPFCARLGVPSATLLAAMRQVARDCGAGDDVMAPLDTPLLTQETWERRMEEVLATHSGIHVDLSDYPARWFADRAVNQPWLDTLHRLRRQGVFVGLLSNMPPAWDRHWRLAVPPEGLFDAVVLSYESGCRKPEQEIFRRAAERAGVPGEQCVLVDDLAVNCAGAAQAGWHAVLFTDAADVTARVEALITAGAASTGPAVVAPGGRP, encoded by the coding sequence ATGGCGCCCTCGACCGGGCCGGTGCGCGCGGTCTGGACCGACTACGGCGGCGTGCTGACCCCGCCGGTGGCCGAGACGCTGGAGCCCTTCTGCGCCCGGCTCGGAGTGCCCTCGGCCACGCTCCTCGCCGCGATGCGTCAGGTGGCCCGCGACTGCGGGGCCGGTGACGACGTCATGGCACCCCTCGACACCCCGCTGCTCACCCAGGAGACCTGGGAACGCCGGATGGAGGAGGTACTCGCGACGCACAGCGGCATCCACGTCGACCTCAGCGACTACCCCGCCCGCTGGTTCGCCGACCGCGCGGTCAACCAGCCCTGGCTGGACACCCTGCACCGGCTGCGCCGGCAGGGAGTGTTCGTCGGGCTGCTGTCCAACATGCCGCCCGCCTGGGACCGGCATTGGCGGCTGGCCGTGCCGCCCGAGGGACTCTTCGACGCGGTGGTGCTGTCGTACGAGTCCGGCTGCCGCAAGCCCGAGCAGGAGATCTTCCGCAGGGCCGCCGAGCGGGCCGGGGTGCCCGGCGAGCAGTGTGTGCTCGTCGACGATCTCGCGGTCAACTGCGCGGGCGCCGCGCAGGCCGGCTGGCACGCCGTGCTCTTCACCGACGCCGCGGACGTCACGGCGAGGGTCGAGGCGCTGATCACCGCGGGCGCGGCAAGCACCGGCCCGGCCGTCGTCGCCCCGGGAGGCCGCCCGTGA
- a CDS encoding phosphotriesterase family protein translates to MESPLPHDPVPTVRGPVAAADLGVTLAHEHLFVLSSEFQSNFPHLWDREAGVREAVRQLEEAYAAGVRTLVDMTVLGQGRDINLVRAVAERTAVNIVLATGVYSVDGIPLFARFRGPGAAIEAEDPLIELLLRDVTTGIADSGVRAGLVKFACERTPPDASAHRMAAVVAEVHRHTGVPVVVHCDPFEGNGVHLVRLLEKEGVAAGSVVVAHAGDSADLNGLRALADTGCVLGYDRYGMTPFAPDEQRNATLAALVRAGHTAQLLVSQDHPVHIDYLTVEQRERTYPGWSYVHLFERVLPLLLKEPGVDEGTVRTLLVDNPRRLLSRIAAPRPADARTEARDAA, encoded by the coding sequence ATGGAAAGTCCCCTCCCGCACGACCCGGTACCGACGGTGCGCGGGCCGGTCGCCGCGGCGGACCTGGGTGTCACGCTCGCGCACGAGCATCTGTTCGTGCTGAGTTCCGAATTCCAGTCGAATTTCCCCCACTTGTGGGACCGTGAGGCCGGAGTGCGCGAGGCCGTGCGCCAATTGGAGGAGGCCTACGCGGCCGGGGTGCGGACCCTGGTGGACATGACGGTGCTCGGACAGGGCCGCGACATCAACCTGGTGCGTGCGGTCGCCGAGCGCACCGCGGTGAACATCGTGCTCGCCACCGGTGTCTACAGCGTCGACGGCATACCGCTCTTCGCCCGCTTCCGGGGCCCCGGCGCCGCCATCGAGGCGGAGGACCCGCTGATCGAGCTGCTGCTGCGGGACGTCACCACCGGCATCGCGGATAGCGGAGTCCGGGCGGGCCTGGTGAAGTTCGCCTGCGAGCGCACCCCGCCGGACGCGTCGGCGCACCGGATGGCCGCCGTCGTCGCCGAGGTGCACCGGCACACCGGCGTACCCGTGGTGGTGCACTGCGACCCGTTCGAGGGCAACGGCGTCCACCTGGTGCGGCTCCTGGAGAAGGAGGGCGTCGCGGCGGGTTCCGTGGTCGTCGCGCATGCCGGGGACTCGGCCGACCTCAACGGCCTGCGCGCCCTCGCGGACACCGGCTGCGTCCTCGGCTACGACCGCTACGGCATGACCCCGTTCGCCCCCGACGAGCAGCGCAACGCCACCCTGGCCGCGCTCGTCCGGGCGGGCCACACGGCCCAGTTGCTCGTCTCGCAGGATCACCCCGTGCACATCGACTACCTGACGGTCGAGCAGCGCGAACGCACCTACCCGGGCTGGAGCTACGTGCATCTCTTCGAGCGCGTCCTGCCCCTCCTGCTCAAAGAGCCGGGCGTCGACGAGGGGACCGTGCGCACCCTGCTGGTCGACAACCCCCGGCGGCTGCTCTCGCGGATCGCCGCGCCCCGCCCCGCCGACGCGCGGACGGAGGCGCGGGATGCCGCTTGA
- a CDS encoding beta-ketoacyl-[acyl-carrier-protein] synthase family protein — protein MAELAGRDAPVAITGIGLVTPAGIGVTANWERLLSGRPTAQRDPALAGLPVDISCRVPGFDANALLGRSTAWRLDRVSQLALVAAQEALSDAGLDPDRWDGARVGVVMGNALGGTASYEDAHTAYHREGPDQVSPLVMVNWPVNMISGYLAMHCRALGPNLVVATACASGVTAIGTARQMLQSGMCDIVLAGASEAPLSPTPMAAYHRMGALSRRTEDPAGASRPFDADRGGFVAAEAAAVLVLERERDATARGGTVRALVAGFGASADGHHASAPDPAGAGVERALRSALADADVAPEAVDHVNAHGTSTKLNDLMESQLINRVLVGRPSVTSTKGVTGHALGAAGAIEVAYTALTVEHGLVPPTANLDKLDPQIDLDVVSGAPREQRVETATSHSFGFGGQNAVLVLQKAGTR, from the coding sequence ATGGCCGAGCTCGCCGGACGGGACGCACCCGTCGCGATCACGGGCATCGGACTCGTCACCCCGGCCGGCATCGGGGTGACGGCGAACTGGGAGCGGCTGCTGTCGGGCCGCCCCACCGCACAGCGGGACCCGGCGCTCGCCGGACTCCCGGTGGACATCTCCTGCCGGGTTCCCGGCTTCGACGCCAACGCCCTGCTCGGCCGCTCCACCGCCTGGCGCCTGGACCGGGTCAGCCAACTCGCCCTGGTGGCCGCCCAGGAAGCCCTGTCCGACGCCGGCCTCGACCCGGACCGGTGGGACGGCGCCCGGGTCGGCGTGGTCATGGGCAACGCGCTGGGCGGCACCGCCTCCTACGAGGACGCCCACACCGCGTACCACCGGGAGGGCCCCGACCAGGTCTCACCGCTGGTGATGGTGAACTGGCCGGTCAACATGATCTCCGGATACCTCGCCATGCACTGCCGGGCGCTCGGCCCGAACCTCGTGGTGGCCACGGCCTGCGCCTCCGGCGTCACGGCGATCGGCACCGCACGGCAGATGTTGCAGTCCGGCATGTGCGACATCGTGCTCGCCGGTGCCTCCGAGGCACCGCTCAGCCCCACCCCGATGGCCGCCTACCACCGCATGGGCGCACTGTCGCGGCGGACCGAGGACCCGGCGGGAGCGTCGCGCCCCTTCGACGCGGACCGCGGCGGCTTCGTGGCCGCGGAGGCGGCTGCCGTGCTGGTCCTGGAGCGCGAGCGGGACGCGACAGCGCGAGGCGGCACGGTCCGTGCGCTGGTCGCGGGCTTCGGGGCCAGCGCCGACGGGCATCATGCCTCCGCGCCGGACCCGGCGGGCGCGGGCGTGGAACGCGCCCTACGCTCGGCGCTCGCCGACGCGGACGTCGCCCCCGAGGCCGTCGACCACGTCAACGCCCATGGCACCTCGACCAAGTTGAACGACCTGATGGAGTCCCAGCTGATCAACCGGGTCCTGGTCGGCCGGCCGTCGGTGACCTCCACCAAGGGCGTCACGGGGCACGCGCTCGGTGCCGCGGGCGCCATCGAGGTGGCGTACACGGCCCTGACCGTCGAGCACGGTCTGGTGCCGCCCACCGCCAACCTCGACAAGCTCGACCCCCAGATCGACCTCGACGTCGTCAGCGGCGCACCGCGTGAGCAGCGCGTCGAGACCGCGACGAGCCATTCCTTCGGGTTCGGCGGGCAGAACGCCGTCCTCGTCCTCCAGAAAGCAGGCACACGATGA
- a CDS encoding AfsA-related hotdog domain-containing protein, whose amino-acid sequence MPLPQSALAPDAATAAPTLSYRRTVDRADVHRWAVSEVFLTDYADRSADTYLAAAQLPPAHYYFGDHTGPAADRPDSMLLLECCRQFATCIAHRGLDVARDSAFHVTEWTLALTGDTPLPPHDRPRELDIKAAVTRSQVRSGTVRAARYVMELSLGDTFLGRCDISARYSPAEEAELVRRYHRRSAPPLSDALPAVPPGTPVPPADVARRDPANVALADARHVAGGVSAVVAVPSGHRTHFDHPQDHYTAMILMEAARQAALLAAGTGVRITGYRSRFARFAELDAPVRVAAVRHSCDEVAVRFRQDGIVVSEIAVGIAEEH is encoded by the coding sequence ATGCCCCTCCCCCAGAGCGCCCTCGCCCCGGACGCGGCCACCGCCGCTCCGACCCTCTCCTACCGACGCACGGTCGACCGCGCGGACGTCCACCGCTGGGCGGTCAGCGAGGTCTTCCTCACCGACTACGCCGACCGGTCCGCGGACACCTACCTGGCAGCGGCCCAACTGCCGCCCGCACACTACTACTTCGGCGACCACACAGGCCCGGCCGCCGACCGCCCCGACAGCATGCTCCTGCTGGAGTGCTGCCGGCAGTTCGCCACCTGCATCGCCCACCGCGGCCTCGACGTCGCCAGGGACAGCGCCTTCCACGTCACCGAATGGACGCTCGCCCTCACCGGCGACACCCCGCTCCCGCCCCATGACCGGCCCCGCGAGCTGGACATCAAGGCCGCGGTCACCCGCAGCCAGGTCCGCTCCGGGACGGTACGGGCCGCACGGTACGTCATGGAGCTCTCGCTCGGTGACACGTTCCTCGGCCGCTGCGACATCTCCGCCCGCTACTCGCCCGCGGAGGAGGCGGAGCTCGTCCGCCGCTACCACCGCAGGTCGGCGCCCCCGCTGTCCGATGCGCTGCCCGCCGTGCCGCCCGGCACCCCCGTGCCGCCCGCCGACGTGGCCCGCCGCGATCCCGCCAACGTGGCACTCGCCGACGCCCGCCACGTGGCCGGCGGGGTGTCCGCCGTGGTGGCGGTGCCGTCCGGGCACCGTACGCACTTCGATCACCCGCAGGACCACTACACGGCGATGATCCTCATGGAGGCCGCCCGGCAGGCCGCGCTCCTCGCGGCGGGCACCGGCGTGCGGATCACCGGCTACCGGTCGAGGTTCGCCCGGTTCGCCGAACTCGACGCCCCGGTCCGGGTCGCCGCCGTGCGCCACAGCTGCGACGAGGTCGCCGTGCGCTTCCGGCAGGACGGCATCGTCGTCAGCGAGATCGCCGTCGGCATCGCGGAGGAGCACTGA
- a CDS encoding acyl carrier protein, whose translation MSTFVPPTFEILSQVLEEKFGVLRDDIKPDTVLEDIELDSLALIEVALTLQKQLGVVIPTEDLNSSGTVSDLFELVNTAAGNA comes from the coding sequence ATGAGCACCTTCGTGCCCCCCACCTTCGAGATCCTCTCCCAGGTCCTGGAAGAGAAGTTCGGCGTCCTGCGCGACGACATCAAGCCCGACACCGTTCTCGAGGACATCGAACTGGACTCGCTCGCGCTCATCGAGGTCGCGCTGACCCTGCAGAAGCAGCTCGGTGTGGTGATACCGACCGAGGACCTCAACAGCAGCGGCACCGTCTCGGACCTCTTCGAGCTGGTGAACACGGCGGCGGGGAACGCCTGA
- a CDS encoding SDR family NAD(P)-dependent oxidoreductase: MSRHERSARQLPPSAPALVTGATSGLGRSLARALADRGWTVLVHGRDENKCATVVDELRAAGGTAHPYVADLASLEEAAELGRRVAADHPSLGLLVNNAGVGAGRDARRRELSRDGYELRLAVNYLAPVVLTRALRSPLRAAGTAQVLNIGSIGQSPVDPDDVQFTRRYDGMEAYTRSKFALAAFTFTIAEEYARDGIGVNCVHPANYMDTTMVLEAGVRPWSSVAEGTAAVLHALDEGARGASGQYYNESRRAKAHRLAYSADIQQRLTSLTDQLIAPAERAGGTSW; the protein is encoded by the coding sequence ATGAGCCGACACGAGCGCTCAGCACGACAGCTGCCGCCGAGCGCCCCCGCCCTGGTCACCGGGGCCACCTCCGGTCTCGGCCGGAGCCTCGCGCGGGCCCTCGCCGACCGGGGCTGGACCGTTCTGGTGCACGGCAGGGACGAGAACAAGTGCGCCACCGTCGTCGACGAGCTGCGCGCGGCGGGCGGCACGGCCCATCCGTACGTCGCGGACCTCGCCTCGCTGGAGGAGGCCGCCGAACTGGGCCGGCGGGTGGCCGCCGACCACCCCTCGCTGGGACTGCTCGTCAACAACGCGGGCGTGGGCGCGGGGCGTGACGCACGCCGCCGCGAACTGAGCCGGGACGGCTACGAACTGCGGTTGGCCGTCAATTACCTGGCGCCGGTGGTCCTCACCCGCGCGCTGCGCTCACCCCTGCGGGCGGCGGGTACGGCCCAGGTGCTCAACATCGGTTCGATCGGGCAGAGCCCCGTCGACCCGGACGACGTCCAGTTCACCCGGCGCTACGACGGCATGGAGGCGTACACCCGCAGCAAGTTCGCACTGGCCGCCTTCACGTTCACCATCGCGGAGGAGTACGCCCGCGACGGCATCGGGGTCAACTGCGTGCACCCCGCGAACTACATGGACACCACGATGGTCCTGGAGGCCGGGGTGCGCCCCTGGTCCTCGGTGGCCGAGGGAACAGCGGCCGTACTGCACGCCCTCGACGAGGGCGCACGGGGCGCGAGCGGCCAGTACTACAACGAGAGCCGGCGGGCCAAGGCTCACCGTCTCGCCTACAGCGCCGACATTCAGCAGCGGCTCACCTCCCTCACCGACCAGCTCATCGCGCCCGCGGAACGGGCGGGCGGCACGTCCTGGTGA
- a CDS encoding cupin domain-containing protein produces MPLEPWEELGAELLIDDEHVKCWVETVPPGEQRPAHTHRHPWVTVVLSGAHGESLDENGELIKAVSLETGQVVHNRGEHLPMRHYVHNLSDRTLVMVAIELRTPSAPEEGPNS; encoded by the coding sequence ATGCCGCTTGAGCCCTGGGAGGAGCTGGGGGCCGAGCTGCTCATCGACGACGAGCACGTCAAGTGCTGGGTGGAGACCGTGCCCCCCGGCGAGCAGCGGCCCGCCCACACCCACCGCCACCCCTGGGTGACCGTCGTGCTCTCCGGGGCGCACGGTGAATCCCTGGACGAGAACGGCGAGTTGATCAAAGCGGTGTCGCTGGAGACCGGACAGGTCGTGCACAACCGCGGCGAACACCTGCCCATGCGGCACTACGTCCACAACCTTTCCGACCGGACTCTCGTCATGGTCGCCATCGAACTCCGTACGCCCAGCGCGCCGGAGGAAGGACCGAACTCATGA